Proteins from a single region of Pithys albifrons albifrons isolate INPA30051 chromosome 12, PitAlb_v1, whole genome shotgun sequence:
- the RGS9BP gene encoding regulator of G-protein signaling 9-binding protein: protein MVKEECKALLDALNKVTACYRHMVLTIGGTSDSQNLREELKKTRQKAQELAVANRNKLTTVLKDKTVSKEDKAEFERLWVIFSTCLEILEIDMRRALELGHEFPLNVPKKHLIQTGMSGGTSGVAARAMSVQNMKYEAEHNIDVVDLKDLENEINQVGEMMYEMEMKVNVPQWTVEAKQDPGAELKSTISVGASSIGMISVEENKSFCDISKVLAGIVFSAVLIIAIVLAVCVVKLS, encoded by the coding sequence ATGGTGAAGGAGGAGTGCAAGGCGCTGCTGGACGCGCTCAACAAGGTGACCGCCTGCTACCGGCACATGGTGCTGACCATCGGCGGCACGTCGGACTCGCAGAACCTGCGGGAGGAGCTCAAGAAGACGCGGCAGAAAGCCCAGGAGCTGGCGGTGGCCAACAGGAATAAGCTCACCACGGTCCTGAAGGACAAAACGGTGAGTAAGGAAGATAAAGCCGAGTTCGAGAGGCTATGGGTGATTTTCTCCACGTGCCTAGAGATCCTGGAGATCGACATGAGGAGAGCCCTGGAGCTCGGCCACGAGTTCCCGCTAAACGTGCCCAAAAAGCACCTGATCCAGACGGGCATGAGCGGGGGAACCTCCGGCGTGGCCGCCAGAGCCATGAGCGTCCAGAACATGAAATACGAGGCCGAGCACAACATAGACGTGGTGGATTTGAAAGACCTCGAGAACGAAATCAACCAGGTAGGAGAGATGATGTACGAGATGGAAATGAAGGTCAATGTCCCCCAGTGGACAGTGGAGGCTAAACAAGACCCGGGGGCTGAACTAAAATCCACCATCAGCGTGGGTGCTTCTTCTATTGGTATGATCTCTGTGGAGGAAAATAAATCCTTCTGCGATATCAGCAAGGTTCTAGCTGGGATTGTTTTCTCTGCCGTGCTCATTATCGCCATTgtcctggcagtgtgtgtggtAAAACTGTCTTAG